From Providencia sp. R33, a single genomic window includes:
- the ileS gene encoding isoleucine--tRNA ligase — protein MSDYKNTLNLPETGFPMRGDLAKREPQMLERWYKEGLYQAIRKAKSGKKTFILHDGPPYANGSIHIGHSVNKILKDIIIKSKGLAGYDSPYIPGWDCHGLPIEHKVEQIVGKPGEKVSAAEFRAQCRQYAKEQIEGQKADFMRLGVLGEWDKPYLTMDFKTEAHIIRALAKTIANGHLVKGAKPVHWCTACGSSLAEAEVEYYDKTSPSIYVRFPAVDSKAVCEKFGVTSDKTPSLVIWTTTPWTLPANRAISLNPEFKYNLVQANGELVILAADLVEDVMKTVGIDAWEVLGECEGSALDLLRFEHPFMGFDVPAILGDHVTLDAGTGAVHTAPGHGPEDYVVGQKYGLETANPVGPDGCFLPNTYPTLDGVFIFKANDLIVELLNEKGVLLYKKAITHSYPCCWRHKTPVIFRATPQWFIGMDKNGLREQSLKEIDIVQWIPGWGRARIESMVENRPDWCISRQRTWGTPMSLFVHKDTEELHPRTLELMEEVAKRVEVDGIQAWWDLDPAELLGDEAETYRKVPDTLDVWFDSGSTHFAVVDARPEFHGNSADMYLEGSDQHRGWFMSSLMLSTAMKGKAPYRQVLTHGFTVDGQGRKMSKSLGNTVSPQDVMNKLGADILRLWVASTDYTGEIAVSDEILKRAADSYRRIRNTARFLLANLNGFNPETDMVKPEDMVVLDRWAVSRALEAQQEIAKAYDEYDFLSVIQRLMHFCSIEMGSFYLDIIKDRQYTAKGDSLARRSCQTALYHIVEALVRWIAPVLSFTSDEIWNELPGKRAQFVLTEEWYNGLFGLDESNEMNNSFWSELLAVRGEVNKVLEQARTDKHIGGSLEAAVTLYADKDLANKLQSLGDELRFVLLTSQATVADIATAPADAQESELKGLKIAFSKAEGEKCPRCWHYASDIGSSSEQPEICGRCVTNVAGDGELRKFA, from the coding sequence ATGAGTGACTATAAAAATACCCTGAATCTACCAGAAACAGGGTTCCCAATGCGTGGCGATCTCGCTAAACGCGAACCACAGATGTTAGAGCGCTGGTACAAAGAAGGTTTGTATCAGGCAATCCGTAAAGCAAAATCGGGCAAGAAAACGTTTATTCTGCACGATGGTCCTCCGTATGCTAACGGCAGTATTCATATTGGTCACTCAGTTAACAAAATTCTCAAAGATATTATTATTAAATCCAAAGGGTTAGCGGGTTATGATTCCCCGTATATTCCTGGTTGGGATTGCCATGGCTTACCGATTGAACACAAAGTTGAACAAATCGTGGGTAAACCAGGCGAAAAAGTTTCCGCCGCTGAATTTCGTGCACAATGCCGCCAATATGCTAAAGAGCAAATTGAAGGCCAAAAAGCTGACTTTATGCGCCTTGGTGTATTGGGTGAGTGGGATAAACCTTACTTAACCATGGACTTCAAAACGGAAGCCCACATCATCAGAGCATTAGCGAAAACCATTGCAAACGGCCATTTAGTGAAAGGTGCTAAGCCTGTTCATTGGTGTACCGCATGTGGTTCTTCACTGGCAGAAGCCGAAGTTGAGTATTATGACAAAACTTCACCATCTATCTACGTTCGCTTCCCAGCGGTAGATAGCAAAGCCGTGTGTGAAAAATTCGGTGTCACGAGTGATAAAACACCATCACTGGTTATTTGGACAACAACACCGTGGACATTACCTGCTAACCGCGCAATCTCATTGAACCCTGAATTCAAATACAACTTGGTACAAGCGAATGGCGAATTAGTCATTTTAGCGGCTGACCTTGTTGAAGATGTGATGAAAACTGTCGGCATCGACGCTTGGGAAGTTTTAGGTGAATGTGAAGGTTCTGCACTTGACTTATTACGCTTCGAACATCCATTTATGGGCTTTGATGTCCCTGCAATCTTAGGTGACCACGTTACATTAGATGCGGGTACTGGTGCTGTGCATACTGCACCAGGCCATGGTCCTGAAGACTATGTAGTCGGCCAAAAATACGGTTTGGAAACAGCCAACCCAGTTGGGCCAGATGGTTGTTTCTTACCAAATACCTATCCAACATTGGATGGCGTGTTCATTTTTAAAGCTAACGATTTGATTGTTGAGCTGTTAAATGAAAAAGGTGTGTTGCTGTATAAAAAAGCGATTACCCATAGCTACCCATGCTGCTGGCGCCATAAAACCCCAGTTATTTTCCGTGCGACACCACAATGGTTTATTGGCATGGACAAAAATGGCTTACGTGAACAATCTTTGAAAGAAATTGATATTGTTCAGTGGATCCCTGGTTGGGGGCGCGCACGCATTGAGTCAATGGTTGAAAACCGCCCTGACTGGTGTATTTCTCGCCAGCGTACTTGGGGGACTCCGATGTCTTTGTTTGTTCATAAAGATACCGAAGAGCTGCACCCGCGTACGTTAGAATTAATGGAAGAAGTCGCTAAACGCGTTGAAGTTGATGGTATTCAAGCATGGTGGGATCTTGACCCAGCTGAATTACTGGGTGATGAAGCCGAAACTTACCGCAAAGTACCAGATACACTGGACGTTTGGTTTGACTCTGGGTCTACGCACTTTGCTGTGGTTGATGCACGCCCTGAATTCCATGGCAATTCAGCTGATATGTACTTGGAAGGCTCTGACCAACACCGTGGCTGGTTTATGTCCTCATTGATGTTATCAACGGCAATGAAAGGCAAAGCACCATACCGTCAAGTATTAACGCACGGTTTCACTGTTGATGGTCAAGGCCGAAAAATGTCTAAATCATTAGGCAACACGGTGAGTCCACAAGACGTGATGAACAAGCTGGGTGCGGATATCCTGCGCTTATGGGTTGCTTCAACGGATTATACAGGTGAAATCGCCGTTTCTGATGAAATCTTAAAACGTGCTGCGGATTCATATCGTCGTATTCGTAACACCGCGCGCTTCTTGTTGGCGAACCTTAACGGTTTCAATCCAGAAACGGATATGGTGAAGCCAGAAGATATGGTGGTGTTAGACCGCTGGGCGGTTAGCCGTGCGCTTGAAGCACAACAAGAAATCGCTAAAGCGTATGATGAATATGACTTCTTATCTGTTATTCAGCGTTTAATGCATTTCTGTTCTATCGAAATGGGTTCATTCTATCTGGACATCATTAAAGACCGTCAGTACACAGCGAAAGGCGACAGCTTAGCGCGTCGTAGCTGCCAAACGGCTCTGTACCATATCGTTGAAGCGTTAGTGCGTTGGATTGCCCCTGTTCTTTCCTTCACTTCAGATGAAATCTGGAATGAGTTACCAGGTAAACGCGCTCAATTCGTTCTGACCGAAGAATGGTATAACGGCTTATTTGGCTTAGATGAGTCAAATGAAATGAATAACAGCTTCTGGTCTGAACTGCTGGCGGTTCGCGGTGAAGTGAATAAAGTGTTAGAGCAAGCGCGTACCGATAAGCACATTGGTGGCTCATTAGAAGCTGCGGTGACGTTATATGCAGATAAAGACTTAGCGAATAAACTGCAAAGTTTAGGTGATGAACTGCGTTTCGTTCTGCTGACTTCTCAAGCGACTGTCGCGGATATTGCAACGGCGCCTGCTGATGCGCAAGAGAGTGAGCTAAAAGGCCTTAAAATTGCCTTTAGCAAAGCAGAAGGCGAAAAATGCCCACGCTGTTGGCATTATGCGAGCGATATCGGCTCATCAAGCGAGCAACCAGAAATTTGTGGTCGCTGTGTGACTAACGTAGCCGGTGACGGCGAATTACGTAAGTTTGCTTAA
- the lspA gene encoding signal peptidase II, translated as MKTPICSTGLRWLWLTIVIIVADLGIKQLVLKDLNLYEPHAVMPFFNIMYAQNFGAAFSFLADEGGWQRWFFAGIAVGISIILMVMMYRQSAQKRLSNIAYALIIGGAIGNLSDRLVHGFVVDYLDVYVGNWHWPTFNLADMAICIGAALVIFEGFLPEKPKQEKAK; from the coding sequence ATGAAGACGCCTATTTGTTCTACTGGCTTGCGTTGGCTATGGCTGACCATCGTGATTATCGTGGCAGATCTAGGAATAAAGCAGTTAGTGCTAAAAGACCTAAATCTGTACGAACCACATGCTGTAATGCCTTTTTTCAACATTATGTACGCGCAAAATTTTGGTGCGGCATTTAGTTTCTTGGCTGATGAAGGTGGCTGGCAGCGTTGGTTCTTTGCGGGTATTGCGGTGGGGATCTCCATTATTTTAATGGTAATGATGTATCGCCAAAGCGCGCAAAAACGCTTATCCAATATTGCTTACGCATTAATTATTGGCGGGGCAATTGGCAATCTTAGTGATCGACTGGTTCATGGGTTTGTTGTTGATTACCTGGATGTTTATGTTGGTAATTGGCATTGGCCAACATTCAACCTAGCTGACATGGCAATTTGTATTGGTGCTGCTTTAGTTATTTTTGAAGGTTTTTTACCTGAAAAGCCAAAGCAGGAAAAAGCAAAATAA
- the fkpB gene encoding FKBP-type peptidyl-prolyl cis-trans isomerase: MSTQIQAQSAVLLHFTLKLEDGSTADSSHAQGKPALFVLGNDSLSPELESELMGLNEGEKKNFSLPGDAVFGKHNPDLVQYFSLRDFMDTGIPEIGTIMLFTAMNGSEMPGVVKSIEGESITVDFNHPLAEQQISFEIEVLEVDPQLENHNANING, translated from the coding sequence ATGTCTACTCAAATACAGGCTCAGAGCGCAGTTTTACTGCATTTCACATTGAAACTGGAAGATGGCTCTACAGCAGATTCTTCACACGCACAAGGAAAGCCTGCGTTGTTTGTGTTAGGGAATGATTCATTATCACCTGAACTTGAGTCTGAACTCATGGGGCTTAATGAAGGTGAAAAGAAAAACTTTTCATTACCCGGTGATGCTGTTTTTGGTAAACATAACCCTGATTTAGTTCAGTATTTTTCATTGCGAGATTTTATGGATACTGGTATCCCTGAAATTGGGACTATCATGTTATTTACGGCAATGAATGGCAGCGAAATGCCGGGTGTAGTAAAATCAATTGAAGGTGAGTCTATCACTGTTGATTTTAATCACCCACTCGCTGAGCAACAAATTAGCTTTGAAATTGAAGTGCTTGAAGTAGACCCGCAATTGGAGAATCACAATGCAAATATTAATGGCTAA
- the ispH gene encoding 4-hydroxy-3-methylbut-2-enyl diphosphate reductase: MQILMANPRGFCAGVDRAISIVERALELYGAPIYVRHEVVHNRYVVDDLRQRGAIFIEEISEVPDGSILIFSAHGVSQAIRQEARSRDLTMLFDATCPLVTKVHMEVARASRKGKEAILIGHAGHPEVEGTMGQYSNPEGGMYLVESPEDVWKLKVKDENNLSFMTQTTLSVDDTSEVIDALTARFPSIVGPRKDDICYATTNRQEAARELAERADIVLVVGSKNSSNSNRLAELASRMQKPAFLIDGAEDIKTEWLTDKNIIGLTAGASAPDILVRQVIDRLKELGADSVVELQGREENIVFEVPKELRVEVKEIN; encoded by the coding sequence ATGCAAATATTAATGGCTAACCCTCGTGGTTTTTGTGCTGGTGTTGACCGCGCAATTAGCATTGTAGAACGAGCATTAGAACTTTACGGCGCTCCTATTTATGTTCGTCATGAAGTGGTTCATAACCGTTATGTTGTTGATGATTTGCGTCAGCGTGGTGCTATTTTTATTGAAGAAATTTCTGAAGTGCCAGATGGCTCTATCTTAATTTTCTCAGCTCATGGTGTGTCACAAGCTATCCGTCAAGAAGCGCGTTCTCGTGATTTGACCATGCTATTTGATGCAACATGCCCGTTAGTCACTAAAGTACATATGGAAGTCGCTCGTGCAAGCCGTAAAGGGAAAGAAGCGATTTTGATTGGTCATGCGGGGCACCCAGAAGTCGAAGGGACAATGGGGCAATATAGTAATCCTGAAGGTGGCATGTACCTTGTTGAAAGCCCTGAAGATGTTTGGAAATTAAAAGTCAAAGACGAAAATAATTTATCGTTTATGACACAAACCACACTTTCTGTTGATGACACTTCAGAGGTCATTGATGCATTGACTGCGCGCTTCCCAAGTATTGTTGGGCCACGTAAAGACGATATTTGCTATGCAACAACCAACCGCCAAGAAGCTGCTAGAGAGCTGGCTGAGCGGGCTGATATCGTGCTAGTGGTTGGCTCGAAAAACTCATCAAACTCGAATCGTCTCGCTGAACTCGCATCAAGAATGCAAAAGCCTGCATTTTTGATTGATGGTGCAGAGGATATTAAAACCGAGTGGTTAACTGATAAAAACATTATTGGTCTAACTGCAGGGGCATCAGCACCCGATATTTTAGTTCGCCAAGTCATTGATAGATTAAAAGAACTTGGTGCTGATTCCGTTGTTGAGCTACAAGGCCGTGAAGAGAATATTGTTTTTGAAGTGCCAAAAGAATTACGCGTAGAAGTTAAAGAAATTAACTAA
- the dapB gene encoding 4-hydroxy-tetrahydrodipicolinate reductase: MANSVVRVAIVGSGGRMGRQLIQAAQQQDGIQLGAAIEREGSSLIGADAGELAGVGKLGIYITDSLDKVVDDFDVVIDFTRPEGTLHYLAFCKANQKGMVIGTTGFDEQGKQAIADAAKVIPIVFAANFSVGVNLVLKLLEKAAKVMGTYTDIEIVEAHHRHKVDAPSGTALAMGESIAGALGKDLKDCAVYTREGYTGEREAGTIGFATIRAGDIVGEHTAIFADIGERVEITHKASSRMTFANGAIKAASWVFAKKSGLYDMKDVLCLDDL; the protein is encoded by the coding sequence ATGGCAAATTCAGTGGTACGTGTTGCTATTGTCGGCTCAGGTGGTCGTATGGGGCGGCAGTTAATTCAAGCAGCACAACAACAAGATGGCATTCAATTAGGCGCTGCTATTGAGCGAGAAGGCTCCTCACTGATTGGCGCAGATGCAGGTGAGCTCGCTGGGGTTGGAAAGTTAGGAATTTATATTACGGACTCACTTGATAAAGTCGTTGACGATTTTGATGTTGTTATCGATTTTACGCGTCCTGAAGGCACGCTGCACTATTTAGCATTTTGTAAAGCAAACCAAAAAGGCATGGTTATCGGGACAACAGGCTTTGACGAACAAGGCAAACAAGCTATTGCTGATGCAGCAAAAGTTATCCCAATTGTTTTCGCAGCAAACTTTAGTGTTGGTGTCAATTTGGTGCTTAAATTACTCGAAAAAGCAGCCAAAGTGATGGGAACTTATACGGATATTGAAATCGTTGAAGCTCACCACCGCCATAAAGTTGATGCACCATCGGGCACGGCATTAGCAATGGGTGAATCTATCGCGGGTGCTTTAGGGAAGGACCTAAAAGACTGCGCTGTCTATACCCGTGAGGGTTATACTGGTGAGCGTGAAGCAGGCACTATCGGTTTTGCAACAATTCGTGCTGGTGATATTGTGGGTGAACACACTGCGATATTCGCTGATATCGGTGAACGTGTAGAGATCACGCATAAGGCGTCGAGCCGAATGACATTCGCAAATGGCGCAATTAAGGCAGCTTCTTGGGTTTTTGCTAAAAAATCTGGGTTATATGATATGAAAGACGTACTTTGTCTTGATGATCTTTAA
- the carA gene encoding glutamine-hydrolyzing carbamoyl-phosphate synthase small subunit — MIKSAILVLEDGTQFHGRAIGAEGAAVGEVVFNTSMTGYQEIITDPSYSRQIVTLTYPHIGNVGTNADDEESPNIHAQGLIIRDLPLVYSNFRGQEGLSEYLKRHNVVAIADIDTRKLTRLLREKGAQNGCIIAGDNPDMALALEKARHFSGLNGLDLAKEVCTKEAYSWTQGSWTLEDGQQGAKSPEELPLHVVAYDFGAKRNILRMLVDRGCRLTVVPATTPAETVLAMNPDGIFLSNGPGDPAPCDYAINAIKTFLTTDIPVFGICLGHQLLALASGANTLKMKFGHHGANHPVKDLDNNVVMITAQNHGFAVDESTLPDTLRVTHKSLFDGTLQGIHRTDKPAFSFQGHPEASSGPHDAANLFDHFIDLINEYRQTSPSQNAK, encoded by the coding sequence TTGATTAAGTCAGCTATATTGGTTCTGGAAGACGGAACCCAATTCCACGGGCGTGCCATCGGTGCTGAAGGGGCCGCAGTTGGAGAAGTCGTTTTCAACACGTCAATGACCGGATATCAAGAAATAATTACAGACCCTTCCTATTCCCGCCAAATTGTTACTCTCACCTATCCCCATATTGGTAATGTCGGCACTAATGCTGATGACGAAGAATCCCCAAATATTCATGCACAAGGCTTAATCATTCGTGACTTACCATTGGTTTACAGTAACTTTCGTGGGCAAGAAGGGCTATCCGAGTATCTGAAACGTCACAACGTTGTGGCAATTGCGGATATCGATACACGTAAATTGACCCGTTTATTGAGAGAAAAAGGGGCGCAGAATGGGTGCATTATTGCGGGGGATAACCCTGACATGGCACTAGCACTAGAAAAAGCCCGTCATTTCTCCGGCCTTAATGGGTTAGATTTGGCAAAAGAAGTGTGTACCAAAGAAGCATATAGCTGGACTCAAGGCTCATGGACGTTAGAAGATGGCCAACAAGGTGCAAAATCGCCAGAAGAGCTGCCACTTCATGTTGTCGCATATGATTTCGGCGCAAAACGCAATATTCTGCGCATGTTGGTTGACCGTGGGTGTCGCTTAACAGTTGTCCCTGCGACAACACCAGCAGAAACTGTGTTAGCGATGAACCCAGATGGCATTTTCCTATCGAATGGCCCTGGCGACCCAGCCCCGTGTGATTATGCAATCAATGCGATTAAAACCTTCCTAACGACAGATATTCCGGTTTTTGGTATCTGCTTAGGGCACCAGTTATTGGCTTTAGCAAGTGGTGCAAACACGCTAAAAATGAAATTTGGTCATCACGGTGCAAACCATCCAGTTAAAGATTTAGACAACAATGTTGTTATGATCACGGCACAAAACCACGGTTTCGCGGTTGATGAGTCGACATTACCCGATACATTGCGTGTGACACACAAATCTCTGTTTGATGGAACCTTACAGGGTATTCATCGCACGGATAAACCTGCATTTAGCTTCCAAGGGCACCCAGAGGCAAGTTCTGGTCCGCATGATGCAGCAAATTTATTCGATCATTTCATTGATTTGATTAACGAATATCGTCAAACCTCACCAAGTCAAAACGCAAAATAA
- the carB gene encoding carbamoyl-phosphate synthase large subunit: MAKRTDIKSILILGAGPIVIGQACEFDYSGAQACKALREEGYRVILVNSNPATIMTDPEMADATYIEPIHWEVVRKIIEKERPDAVLPTMGGQTALNCALELERKGVLAEFGVTMIGATADAIDKAEDRQRFDKAMKKIGLGTARSGIAHNMEEAYAVADDVGFPCIIRPSFTMGGTGGGIAYNREEFEEICTRGLDLSPTNELLIDESLIGWKEYEMEVVRDKNDNCIIVCSIENFDAMGIHTGDSITVAPAQTLTDKEYQIMRDASMAVLREIGVETGGSNVQFSVNPKDGRLIVIEMNPRVSRSSALASKATGFPIAKIAAKLAVGYTLDELMNDITGGRTPASFEPSIDYVVTKIPRFNFEKFAGTNDRLTTQMKSVGEVMAIGRTFQESMQKALRGLEVGATGFDPKVEQDDPEALTRIRRELKDAGAERIWFVADAFRAGLSVDGVFNLTNIDRWFLVQIEELVRLEEEVAELGINGLTKDFLRVLKRKGFADARLASLVGVSEAELRKLRQGYDLHPVYKRVDTCAAEFATDTAYMYSTYEDECESNPNHDKPKVMVLGGGPNRIGQGIEFDYCCVHASLALREDGYETIMVNCNPETVSTDYDTSDRLYFEPVTLEDVLEIVRIEQPKGVIVQYGGQTPLKLARALEAAGVPVIGTSPDAIDRAEDRERFQQAVNRLNLKQPQNATVTAIEQAVEKAASIGYPLVVRPSYVLGGRAMEIVNDEIDLRRYFQTAVSVSNDAPVLLDRFLDDAVEVDVDAICDGEMVLIGGIMEHIEQAGVHSGDSACSLPAYTLSQEIQDVMREQVRSLAFELRVRGLMNVQFAVKNNEVYLIEVNPRAARTVPFVSKATGVPLAKVAARVMVGQTLTQQGVTKEVIPPYYSVKEVVLPFNKFQGVDPILGPEMRSTGEVMGVGRTFAEAFAKAMLGSSSTMKKSGRALLSVREGDKTRVVDLAAKLLKHGFELDATHGTAIVLGEAGINPRLVNKVHEGRPHIQDRIKNGEYDYIVNTTAGRQAIEDSKLIRRSALQYKVHYDTTLNGGFATTMSLSADPTEKVISVQEMHALIK, from the coding sequence ATGGCAAAGCGTACAGACATAAAAAGCATTCTGATTTTAGGTGCGGGCCCAATTGTTATCGGTCAAGCGTGTGAGTTCGATTACTCAGGAGCTCAAGCCTGTAAAGCACTACGTGAAGAAGGCTATCGCGTCATTTTAGTTAACTCCAACCCTGCAACTATTATGACTGACCCAGAAATGGCCGACGCAACCTATATCGAGCCGATTCACTGGGAAGTAGTTCGTAAAATTATTGAAAAAGAACGCCCTGATGCGGTTTTACCAACAATGGGTGGGCAAACAGCACTAAACTGCGCGCTTGAACTGGAACGTAAGGGCGTTCTTGCTGAGTTTGGCGTTACCATGATTGGCGCAACAGCAGATGCCATTGATAAAGCAGAAGACCGTCAACGCTTTGATAAAGCGATGAAAAAGATTGGTTTAGGCACTGCGCGCTCAGGTATCGCCCATAATATGGAAGAAGCATACGCCGTTGCAGACGACGTGGGTTTTCCTTGTATCATTCGTCCGTCATTTACTATGGGTGGTACGGGTGGCGGTATCGCGTATAACCGTGAAGAGTTTGAAGAGATTTGTACGCGCGGCTTAGATTTATCACCAACCAACGAACTATTAATCGATGAGTCATTGATTGGGTGGAAAGAATACGAAATGGAAGTTGTCCGCGATAAAAATGACAACTGCATTATTGTCTGCTCAATTGAAAACTTTGATGCAATGGGGATCCACACAGGGGACTCCATTACTGTTGCGCCAGCGCAAACACTGACAGATAAAGAATACCAAATCATGCGTGATGCCTCGATGGCGGTTTTGCGTGAAATTGGTGTCGAGACAGGTGGTTCAAACGTTCAGTTTTCAGTTAACCCGAAAGATGGGCGCTTAATTGTTATCGAAATGAACCCACGGGTTTCCCGTTCGTCAGCACTGGCTTCTAAAGCGACAGGTTTCCCAATCGCGAAGATTGCGGCGAAGCTAGCAGTCGGTTATACCCTTGATGAACTAATGAATGACATTACTGGTGGGCGTACACCAGCCTCGTTCGAGCCTTCCATCGACTATGTTGTGACTAAAATCCCACGTTTTAACTTTGAGAAATTTGCAGGCACCAACGACCGTTTAACCACGCAGATGAAATCGGTGGGTGAAGTGATGGCGATTGGTCGCACTTTCCAAGAATCGATGCAAAAAGCGTTACGTGGCTTAGAAGTTGGCGCAACAGGTTTTGACCCAAAAGTTGAACAAGATGACCCTGAAGCACTTACTCGCATTCGCCGTGAATTAAAAGATGCGGGTGCAGAGCGAATTTGGTTTGTTGCCGATGCATTCCGCGCCGGTTTGTCCGTTGATGGAGTTTTCAACCTAACCAATATTGACCGCTGGTTCTTAGTACAAATCGAGGAATTGGTTCGTCTAGAGGAAGAAGTTGCAGAGTTAGGTATCAATGGCTTAACCAAAGATTTCTTACGCGTATTAAAACGCAAAGGATTTGCGGATGCACGTTTAGCGAGCTTAGTCGGTGTATCAGAGGCCGAATTACGTAAATTACGTCAAGGTTATGATTTACATCCAGTTTATAAGCGCGTTGATACCTGTGCCGCTGAGTTTGCAACAGACACCGCCTATATGTATTCAACTTATGAAGATGAGTGCGAATCGAATCCAAACCACGATAAACCAAAAGTGATGGTGCTAGGTGGTGGGCCGAACCGTATTGGTCAAGGGATTGAGTTTGACTACTGCTGTGTGCATGCGTCACTTGCATTACGTGAAGATGGCTATGAAACCATCATGGTTAACTGTAACCCTGAAACCGTTTCAACTGACTATGATACATCCGACCGTCTCTACTTCGAACCTGTTACTCTAGAAGATGTACTCGAAATCGTGCGTATTGAGCAGCCAAAAGGCGTGATTGTACAGTATGGTGGCCAAACACCACTGAAATTAGCTCGTGCGCTTGAGGCTGCTGGTGTTCCCGTGATTGGAACGAGTCCGGATGCGATTGACCGTGCAGAAGACCGTGAACGTTTCCAACAAGCGGTGAATCGTTTGAACCTAAAACAGCCGCAAAATGCGACGGTAACAGCGATTGAACAAGCCGTTGAAAAAGCAGCAAGTATTGGTTACCCACTGGTTGTTCGCCCATCCTATGTCCTCGGCGGCCGTGCGATGGAAATCGTAAATGATGAAATAGACCTGCGCCGTTATTTCCAAACTGCAGTCAGTGTTTCCAATGACGCCCCAGTACTACTTGACCGCTTTTTAGACGATGCTGTTGAGGTGGATGTCGACGCGATTTGTGATGGCGAAATGGTGCTGATTGGCGGAATTATGGAGCACATCGAGCAAGCGGGCGTTCACTCGGGTGACTCTGCATGTTCATTGCCAGCTTATACACTTAGCCAAGAAATTCAGGATGTCATGCGTGAACAAGTTCGCAGCTTAGCATTCGAGTTACGTGTACGCGGCTTAATGAACGTCCAATTCGCGGTTAAAAACAATGAAGTGTACCTGATTGAAGTGAACCCACGTGCGGCGCGAACTGTACCGTTTGTGTCAAAAGCAACGGGTGTGCCTTTAGCAAAAGTCGCTGCTCGAGTCATGGTTGGTCAAACATTGACTCAACAAGGTGTGACGAAAGAAGTCATTCCACCTTACTATTCAGTCAAAGAAGTGGTTCTGCCATTTAACAAGTTCCAAGGTGTTGACCCAATTCTTGGCCCTGAAATGCGTTCAACGGGCGAAGTCATGGGTGTTGGTCGTACATTTGCAGAAGCGTTTGCTAAGGCGATGTTAGGTAGCAGCTCAACCATGAAAAAATCGGGTCGTGCGCTGTTATCGGTACGTGAAGGTGACAAAACCCGCGTTGTGGATTTAGCGGCGAAATTGCTAAAACACGGTTTTGAGTTAGATGCCACGCATGGTACAGCGATTGTCCTTGGTGAAGCAGGGATTAACCCGCGCTTAGTTAACAAGGTGCACGAAGGTCGTCCACATATTCAGGATAGAATTAAAAATGGTGAATATGATTATATCGTGAATACAACTGCGGGGCGTCAGGCGATTGAAGACTCGAAGCTCATTCGTCGTAGCGCATTGCAGTATAAAGTTCACTATGACACGACATTAAACGGTGGTTTTGCAACCACAATGTCACTGAGTGCAGACCCAACTGAAAAAGTGATTTCAGTCCAAGAGATGCACGCGTTGATTAAGTAG
- a CDS encoding DedA family protein has translation MEVLREIVLALWDHDFLKLSNPEVLWVIYTVLFVVIVLENGVLPAAFLPGDTLLILSGALIAKGVLHFIPTILLLATAASLGCWLGFMQGRWLSETKMVKRWLAQIPEEYHTKANNMFNKQGLYALLIGRFLAFVRTLLPLLAGLSELSHRRFQFFNWLSGLLWVGIIVSLGYALNQIPFVKEHEQIVISALMIIPVILLISGLIGSIVMYWKHRKALSGNKEN, from the coding sequence ATGGAAGTCCTACGCGAAATCGTATTGGCACTTTGGGATCACGATTTCCTAAAACTCTCCAACCCCGAAGTACTTTGGGTGATTTATACCGTACTTTTTGTTGTTATCGTTTTGGAAAATGGGGTTCTTCCCGCTGCTTTTCTGCCTGGAGATACCTTGTTGATCCTTTCTGGTGCATTAATCGCCAAAGGAGTTTTACACTTTATTCCAACCATTTTGTTGCTTGCCACAGCCGCGAGTTTGGGTTGTTGGTTAGGCTTTATGCAAGGTAGATGGCTCAGTGAAACCAAAATGGTCAAGCGTTGGCTAGCCCAAATTCCTGAGGAATATCATACAAAAGCAAACAATATGTTTAATAAGCAAGGTTTATACGCTCTGCTTATTGGCCGTTTTTTAGCGTTTGTTCGTACTCTATTACCTTTACTGGCAGGGTTATCCGAATTAAGCCACCGTCGCTTTCAATTTTTCAATTGGTTAAGTGGGCTTCTATGGGTAGGTATTATTGTTTCTTTAGGCTATGCTTTGAACCAAATTCCGTTTGTAAAAGAGCATGAGCAAATTGTCATTAGTGCGTTAATGATCATTCCTGTTATCTTATTAATCAGCGGGTTGATTGGTTCCATTGTAATGTATTGGAAACACCGCAAGGCTTTAAGCGGTAATAAAGAAAACTAA